From one Enterococcus sp. DIV2402 genomic stretch:
- a CDS encoding glycine cleavage system protein H, with amino-acid sequence MKKIVFKETEHFWILFNGKEYVVGLTKLSQQALKTATHLELPKELQAFQQGEPLIECNFNQTVSKFVSPLTGVISSINEKINQDMQVLHTEDELDAWVLAFKDVEQDEFIAL; translated from the coding sequence ATGAAGAAAATAGTTTTTAAAGAAACAGAACATTTTTGGATTTTATTTAATGGAAAAGAATACGTTGTTGGTTTAACCAAACTGTCACAACAGGCGTTAAAGACAGCAACACACCTGGAACTTCCAAAAGAGCTTCAAGCTTTTCAACAAGGAGAGCCATTAATTGAATGTAACTTCAATCAAACTGTCAGTAAGTTTGTGAGTCCTTTAACAGGTGTAATTTCTTCAATTAATGAAAAAATAAATCAAGACATGCAGGTATTACACACTGAAGATGAATTGGATGCTTGGGTATTAGCTTTTAAAGATGTTGAACAAGATGAATTTATTGCCTTATAA
- a CDS encoding heavy metal translocating P-type ATPase, translating to MWTLFGTIACTLSLLAGLISDIMHFEGSWLIYLMGILFGGLEITIAGLRELVTEKHFNVDLLMMIAAISAGIIGDWREGALLIFIFSLSHLLEKYATDKSTRAINHLINRQPKIARKILDDGTYQMIDANQLTIGDHLAIFKGENVPTDGIILQGASELDEAVVNGESMPRLKKINEEVFGGTINLGNELIIEVNKNKSETVFAKIIQLVEDAQNSQTKTETFIQKIENRYVLSILLGVPLAILLFHFSLNWSWNESFYRGVNLLVVASPCALVASSTPALLSAVSNGARHGVLFKGGTYLEELAEIRSIAFDKTGTLTNGQPTVTNVFWTVPEQEIIPIVIGLEEKSTHPLAKAIVRNWQTHQKKQLVVEELTAKGIQGMVDGNIYYIGKKMGCYEDNPQIKKWKLQGKTVVYMECNQQFIGAIALLDTLNKHAKEVIHYFNEANVHTLMLTGDNRYTATTIAHELGIAEYQSELLPEDKVAFLNEQKQKFGKNAMLGDGVNDAPALATATIGIAMGEGTDVAMDIADVVILENNLAKLVYTHKLSKKMKQIIKQNIIFSIAIILLLVLINILQILTIPLAVIGHEGSTILVILNGLRLLKTIHD from the coding sequence ATGTGGACATTATTTGGAACTATCGCTTGCACGCTTAGTTTATTAGCTGGTTTAATATCAGATATTATGCATTTTGAAGGTAGTTGGCTAATTTATCTTATGGGGATTCTTTTTGGAGGATTGGAAATTACCATTGCAGGTTTACGAGAATTAGTGACAGAAAAGCATTTTAATGTTGATTTATTAATGATGATTGCTGCCATTAGTGCAGGAATCATTGGTGATTGGCGCGAAGGTGCGCTCCTCATTTTTATCTTTAGTTTAAGTCATTTACTTGAAAAATATGCAACGGATAAAAGTACCCGTGCAATCAATCATCTCATTAATCGACAACCGAAAATTGCACGAAAAATTTTGGATGATGGTACATATCAAATGATCGATGCCAATCAATTAACGATAGGCGATCACTTGGCTATCTTCAAAGGGGAAAACGTCCCTACTGATGGCATCATTTTACAAGGTGCTTCCGAATTGGATGAAGCCGTCGTCAATGGTGAAAGTATGCCTCGCTTAAAGAAAATAAATGAAGAAGTTTTTGGCGGTACAATTAACTTAGGAAATGAATTAATTATTGAAGTGAACAAAAACAAATCCGAAACAGTCTTCGCAAAAATCATTCAACTAGTCGAGGATGCACAAAATAGTCAAACAAAAACCGAAACATTTATTCAAAAAATCGAAAATCGTTATGTTCTAAGTATTCTTTTGGGCGTTCCCTTAGCCATTTTACTGTTTCATTTCAGTTTAAATTGGTCGTGGAATGAAAGTTTTTATCGTGGCGTAAATTTATTAGTAGTTGCTAGTCCATGTGCGCTAGTCGCTAGTAGTACGCCTGCATTATTGAGTGCGGTCAGTAACGGAGCTCGTCATGGTGTCTTGTTTAAAGGAGGCACTTACTTAGAAGAACTAGCAGAAATCAGAAGTATTGCCTTTGATAAGACGGGCACTTTAACAAATGGGCAACCAACTGTTACCAATGTTTTTTGGACTGTTCCCGAACAAGAAATCATTCCGATTGTCATTGGTTTAGAAGAAAAAAGTACCCACCCTTTGGCAAAAGCAATCGTTAGAAATTGGCAAACACATCAAAAAAAACAATTAGTGGTTGAAGAACTAACAGCAAAGGGTATTCAAGGAATGGTTGATGGAAACATTTATTATATTGGAAAAAAAATGGGCTGCTATGAAGATAATCCTCAGATTAAAAAGTGGAAATTGCAAGGAAAAACTGTGGTTTATATGGAATGTAATCAACAATTTATTGGCGCAATCGCATTATTAGATACGTTAAATAAACATGCCAAAGAAGTCATTCACTATTTTAATGAGGCCAATGTTCATACACTGATGCTCACAGGCGATAACCGATATACAGCAACAACTATTGCGCATGAACTTGGTATCGCTGAATACCAATCAGAGTTATTACCAGAAGATAAGGTTGCTTTTTTAAACGAGCAAAAACAAAAGTTCGGGAAAAATGCGATGCTGGGTGATGGTGTGAACGATGCGCCCGCTCTTGCTACTGCGACTATCGGGATTGCCATGGGCGAAGGAACGGATGTAGCGATGGATATTGCTGACGTAGTTATTTTAGAAAATAATTTAGCGAAATTAGTGTATACTCATAAATTATCAAAAAAAATGAAACAAATCATTAAACAAAATATTATTTTTAGTATTGCTATTATTCTGTTATTGGTTCTCATTAATATCTTACAAATTTTAACAATTCCACTAGCTGTCATTGGACATGAAGGCAGCACTATTTTAGTAATTCTGAATGGACTCCGTTTACTAAAAACTATCCATGATTAA
- a CDS encoding BglG family transcription antiterminator yields MHLGISEKLKFLDEKPRHKALFLLLFRADDYLTSEELADQLKVTSRTIKTDIKQLKEEIDSPEMAIVSKRSLGYKMEILEKEYENKIKEFYQIFPSTTIESEFDHRVNYIVRCFLSSKKPIKVEEIQRKLVINYSINRELQEVKQMLSQYDLSLVSRPHYGMMIKGATFKKVLLTIRMYRYFDKNASNDFGIPEYSAFFYCDNCEKEKIRQTFFKSITKSRIVFSDINAERFIVYLLYFRNQTLYKNTITLGLPEILFEYKETDEYYLVIEILQKLRNKFEGFEFTEEIIQFLTYIAIFSTDLYRFVDCSKENYNYLINLAEETRNFLLREVSEYLQIDAFDDYTCLKDLLKIMIPISLKIMLNVSDSIDLRYNDFKNDGHQPILRYYMKKIYKKFFKTYHYHFSKREQHLIFLTFYGMLNRIVLEHRKLNVAIIAIDGRLSTQQLKFNLQHHFSEFIDRIETKVLYELDLQSNHAYDLYLCSNYGKKLNIQHNPIYFVEEEMDELQYIDSLKYLFFQAFEYEKKLPPFSFEIQALEEPIKQVASYDYLPLNGNIHLYLNLDSEKENFKILRLEKSNQIEYCLYVDLAIKEDKQKLKMLFNIIQRIVDDSTKLEELSRTETRYSYFLM; encoded by the coding sequence ATGCACTTAGGAATATCTGAGAAATTAAAATTTTTAGATGAAAAACCTAGGCACAAAGCATTGTTTCTCCTTCTTTTTCGTGCAGATGATTATTTGACGAGTGAAGAGCTAGCTGACCAACTTAAGGTGACCTCCCGAACCATTAAAACCGATATCAAACAGTTGAAAGAAGAAATTGACAGTCCAGAAATGGCGATTGTTTCCAAACGCTCACTTGGGTATAAGATGGAAATCCTTGAAAAGGAATACGAGAATAAAATTAAAGAATTTTATCAAATTTTTCCATCAACAACAATTGAAAGTGAGTTTGATCATCGCGTAAATTATATTGTCCGTTGCTTTTTATCATCAAAAAAACCAATTAAAGTAGAAGAAATTCAAAGAAAATTAGTTATCAATTATTCAATTAATCGTGAACTGCAAGAAGTAAAACAAATGCTTTCACAATATGATTTATCTTTAGTTAGTCGTCCACATTATGGCATGATGATTAAAGGAGCAACCTTCAAAAAAGTTTTATTAACTATTCGAATGTATCGCTATTTTGACAAGAATGCCAGTAATGATTTTGGTATTCCAGAATATAGTGCGTTTTTCTATTGTGACAATTGTGAAAAAGAAAAAATTCGACAAACTTTTTTTAAATCAATTACTAAATCTCGTATTGTATTTTCCGATATTAATGCTGAACGTTTTATTGTATATTTGCTCTATTTTCGTAATCAAACTTTATATAAAAATACTATCACGTTAGGTTTACCAGAAATTTTATTTGAGTATAAGGAGACAGATGAGTATTATTTAGTGATAGAAATTCTTCAAAAATTACGAAATAAATTTGAGGGCTTTGAATTTACTGAAGAAATTATTCAGTTTTTGACCTATATTGCGATTTTTAGTACCGATTTATATCGTTTTGTTGATTGTAGTAAAGAAAATTATAATTATTTAATTAATTTAGCAGAAGAAACTAGAAATTTTTTATTAAGAGAAGTCTCTGAATATTTACAAATTGATGCATTTGATGATTATACATGCTTAAAAGATTTATTAAAAATTATGATTCCTATCAGTCTAAAAATTATGTTGAATGTTTCTGATAGCATCGATTTAAGATACAATGATTTCAAAAATGATGGTCATCAACCTATTCTTCGCTATTATATGAAAAAAATCTATAAAAAATTTTTTAAGACATATCATTATCATTTTTCAAAACGTGAACAGCACTTAATCTTTTTGACTTTTTATGGAATGTTAAATCGAATTGTGTTAGAACACAGAAAATTAAATGTAGCTATTATTGCTATTGATGGACGTTTATCAACGCAGCAATTAAAATTTAACCTTCAACATCATTTTTCTGAATTTATTGATCGAATTGAAACAAAAGTGCTTTATGAACTAGATTTGCAAAGTAATCATGCATATGATCTTTATTTATGCTCAAATTATGGCAAAAAATTAAATATTCAACATAATCCAATTTATTTTGTTGAAGAAGAAATGGATGAATTACAATATATAGATTCATTGAAATATTTATTTTTCCAAGCGTTTGAGTATGAAAAAAAATTACCACCGTTTAGTTTTGAGATTCAAGCATTAGAAGAACCGATTAAGCAAGTAGCTTCTTATGACTATCTTCCTTTAAATGGCAATATTCATCTTTATCTAAATCTTGATTCTGAAAAAGAGAACTTTAAAATTTTACGATTAGAAAAATCCAATCAAATCGAATATTGTTTATACGTCGATTTGGCAATTAAAGAAGATAAGCAAAAGTTAAAGATGCTGTTTAATATCATTCAACGAATTGTGGATGATTCAACGAAACTAGAAGAACTTTCTCGTACGGAAACGCGTTATAGCTATTTTTTGATGTAA
- a CDS encoding alpha-amylase family glycosyl hydrolase, translating into MLSEKILEIDPFLKPYISDIRLRNQNYLTTKKRLLEKGQKISSFANGHHYFGFHKQKNGWIYREWAPNAKKIALIGEFNQWNRTSHLLKNIGDGVWEIQLTDEDQLVHGSKVRIEITTENDKFERIPTYCKRVVQKKETVDFDGQVWDPPQPFEWTDQEFKRPQDEPVLIYESHVGMAGIKEGISSFQEYIETVLPRVKELGYNTIQLMAIAEHPYYGSFGYQVSNFFAVSSKFGTPEDLKLLIDTAHSLGISVLLDIVHSHSATNVVEGLAQFDGTETQYFHAGDRGTHPEWGSKLFNYGKTEVIHFLLSNVKYWLEEYHFDGFRFDAVTSMLYHHHGLGVSFDHYDKYFSINTDTEALTYLQLAAEVAKEVAPDCILIAEDMSGMPGMCLPIDIGGIGFDYRLGMGVPDFWIKTLKNTSDYDWNLGSIWYELNQRRPQEKVVGYCESHDQALVGDKTIMFRLADQEMYWKMDVFSQSDIIDRAIALHKMIRLITCTCAGEGYLNFMGNEFGHPEWIDFPSPDNNWSYSKARRRWDLAEDTNLRYRFLQSFDHAMIELVKENNLLATSSELLLHHEDHKLLAYQKGEFVFIYNFHPVEQHTVNLQIDATKAKLILHSDWQEFGGYLDSTNEQKPLVASSTQFSIPINRRSVAVYKI; encoded by the coding sequence ATGCTTAGTGAAAAAATTTTAGAAATTGATCCATTTTTAAAACCATATATTTCAGATATTCGTTTAAGAAATCAAAATTATTTAACAACTAAAAAACGATTACTAGAAAAAGGGCAAAAAATTTCTAGCTTTGCGAATGGTCATCATTATTTTGGATTTCATAAACAAAAAAATGGCTGGATCTATCGCGAATGGGCGCCAAATGCGAAAAAAATTGCTTTGATTGGAGAGTTTAATCAGTGGAATCGTACAAGCCATTTATTGAAAAATATTGGTGATGGTGTTTGGGAGATTCAACTTACAGATGAAGATCAGCTTGTTCATGGTTCTAAAGTGCGCATTGAAATTACGACAGAGAACGATAAATTTGAACGCATCCCAACTTATTGTAAGCGTGTGGTACAAAAAAAAGAGACGGTTGATTTCGATGGTCAAGTTTGGGATCCACCGCAGCCTTTTGAGTGGACGGACCAAGAGTTCAAACGACCACAAGATGAACCGGTATTAATTTATGAAAGTCATGTTGGCATGGCGGGAATCAAAGAAGGAATTTCATCATTCCAAGAATATATTGAAACCGTTTTACCTAGAGTGAAGGAATTAGGCTACAATACGATTCAATTGATGGCGATTGCAGAGCATCCATATTATGGTTCATTCGGTTACCAAGTGTCGAATTTCTTTGCTGTTTCTTCTAAATTTGGTACGCCAGAGGATTTAAAATTATTGATTGATACAGCGCATAGTTTGGGTATTAGTGTATTGTTAGATATTGTTCATTCACATTCTGCAACAAATGTTGTCGAAGGGTTAGCACAATTTGATGGAACCGAAACTCAGTATTTCCATGCAGGTGATAGAGGAACACACCCTGAATGGGGCTCAAAATTATTTAATTATGGTAAAACAGAGGTCATTCATTTCTTATTGTCCAACGTTAAATATTGGTTGGAAGAATATCATTTTGATGGGTTCCGTTTTGATGCCGTAACATCCATGCTTTACCATCATCATGGTTTAGGGGTCTCTTTTGATCACTACGATAAATATTTTTCTATCAATACAGATACAGAAGCGTTAACCTATCTACAATTAGCAGCAGAAGTCGCTAAAGAAGTTGCTCCAGATTGTATTTTAATTGCTGAAGATATGAGTGGCATGCCAGGAATGTGTTTGCCAATTGACATCGGAGGCATTGGTTTTGATTATCGTTTGGGAATGGGAGTCCCTGATTTTTGGATTAAAACATTGAAAAATACATCTGATTACGATTGGAATTTAGGCTCGATTTGGTATGAATTGAACCAAAGACGCCCTCAAGAAAAAGTAGTGGGCTACTGTGAATCACATGACCAAGCTTTAGTCGGAGATAAAACTATCATGTTCCGTTTAGCCGATCAGGAAATGTATTGGAAGATGGATGTCTTTTCACAAAGCGATATTATTGATCGCGCAATTGCTTTGCATAAAATGATTCGTTTAATTACTTGTACTTGCGCTGGTGAAGGGTATTTAAATTTTATGGGTAATGAATTCGGTCATCCTGAATGGATTGATTTTCCAAGTCCGGATAATAATTGGAGTTATTCGAAAGCTAGAAGACGGTGGGATTTAGCGGAAGATACTAATTTAAGATATCGTTTCTTGCAAAGCTTTGATCATGCGATGATTGAGTTAGTGAAAGAAAATAATTTGTTAGCAACCTCTTCCGAATTATTATTGCATCATGAAGATCATAAATTATTAGCTTATCAAAAGGGAGAATTTGTTTTCATTTATAATTTTCATCCGGTAGAACAGCATACAGTAAACTTGCAGATTGATGCCACGAAGGCGAAGTTAATTTTACATTCTGATTGGCAAGAGTTTGGCGGTTACTTAGATTCGACAAATGAACAGAAACCTTTAGTAGCTTCAAGCACTCAATTTAGTATACCGATTAATCGACGTTCAGTAGCTGTGTATAAAATCTAA
- a CDS encoding EamA family transporter, which yields MKTRGILSACTAASLWAISGVSGQLLFEQFHFSASWLVATRLLLAGIILLVIAFVRNKYQVFQPFKDKKDFFDLLAFSILGMFLVQFTYFKTIELSNASFATIVQYTGPFFVVLYESLKAKKMPSFVTLFLMGITLFGVILIASKGEILTVFTSRDSLVWGIGSAIALAFYSIQPRNLLRKYGSFTIVGWGMVLGSVVANCFHPIWQVDGMITRESFVQLLIVVLFGTAIAYLIYLSSLKFISASLASILTAFEPILATVLSVLFFHLTFSWLEIIGFICVLGSILVLQKRV from the coding sequence ATTAAAACGAGAGGAATTTTATCTGCTTGTACAGCAGCAAGTTTATGGGCAATTTCTGGTGTTTCCGGGCAGTTGTTATTCGAACAATTTCATTTTTCAGCGAGTTGGTTAGTAGCTACCCGATTATTACTGGCGGGGATTATTTTATTAGTGATAGCTTTTGTTCGAAATAAATATCAAGTCTTTCAACCTTTTAAAGACAAAAAAGATTTTTTTGACTTACTTGCGTTTTCTATTTTAGGCATGTTTTTAGTTCAATTTACTTATTTTAAAACCATTGAATTAAGTAATGCTTCATTTGCGACAATTGTTCAATATACGGGTCCTTTTTTCGTTGTTTTATATGAGTCCTTGAAAGCAAAAAAAATGCCATCATTTGTAACTCTATTTTTGATGGGAATCACGTTATTTGGGGTCATTTTAATTGCTTCGAAAGGTGAAATATTGACGGTGTTTACTTCGAGGGATTCTTTAGTTTGGGGAATTGGTTCAGCAATTGCTTTAGCGTTTTATTCTATCCAACCAAGAAATTTATTGCGAAAATATGGTAGCTTTACGATTGTAGGTTGGGGAATGGTTTTAGGAAGTGTAGTAGCTAATTGTTTTCACCCAATCTGGCAAGTAGATGGAATGATAACTAGGGAATCATTCGTGCAGCTGTTAATTGTTGTTCTTTTTGGTACAGCTATTGCGTATTTAATTTACTTATCCAGTTTAAAATTTATCTCTGCTTCATTGGCGAGTATCTTAACTGCATTTGAGCCAATTTTAGCTACAGTTCTATCTGTTTTATTTTTTCATTTGACGTTTTCATGGTTAGAAATTATTGGATTTATTTGTGTCTTAGGTTCCATTTTAGTTTTACAAAAGAGAGTTTAA
- a CDS encoding AraC family transcriptional regulator: MYFEVNASQNEMTQHITDDFPLAIYQRTLNQQQQDTIMPHWHKEFQFIWVIEGTLNYSIEAHTVPLSSSSGILINSSKLHSAKPLSKKVDYLCIDFSPLFINELFYQKIVTPIQQQTNFIFTSVQLNTRQEAILKEIISSPNNLNYFSLYELLLGILSQVKTDKRFFEKRPLPIYELLDFVHANYQKQLSVDDIAQSIPINKNKCTALFNQYTQLSPINYVIDFRLNKAKELLQATDYSISEICYFVGFNNISYFITKFKQKYHCTPLKFRKQFN, translated from the coding sequence ATGTATTTTGAAGTTAACGCATCGCAAAATGAAATGACTCAGCATATTACTGACGATTTCCCTTTGGCTATTTACCAACGAACACTGAACCAGCAGCAACAAGATACAATCATGCCTCATTGGCACAAAGAATTTCAATTTATTTGGGTGATTGAGGGTACACTAAATTATTCTATTGAAGCACATACAGTCCCCTTATCTTCATCATCAGGTATTTTAATTAATAGTTCAAAATTACATAGTGCAAAACCACTTAGTAAAAAAGTAGACTATCTTTGTATCGATTTTTCACCATTATTCATCAATGAATTATTTTATCAAAAAATTGTGACTCCCATTCAACAGCAGACAAATTTTATCTTCACGTCTGTTCAGTTAAATACTCGACAAGAGGCTATCTTAAAAGAAATCATTTCATCCCCAAACAATCTTAATTACTTTAGTCTCTACGAATTATTATTAGGAATCTTATCGCAAGTAAAAACAGATAAAAGATTCTTTGAAAAAAGACCTCTGCCTATCTATGAATTGTTAGATTTTGTCCATGCGAATTATCAAAAGCAGCTTTCTGTAGATGACATTGCGCAATCAATTCCGATTAACAAAAATAAGTGCACAGCATTATTTAACCAATATACACAGCTTTCACCTATTAATTACGTCATTGATTTTCGGTTAAATAAAGCGAAAGAATTATTACAAGCAACAGATTATTCCATTTCAGAAATTTGTTACTTTGTAGGCTTTAACAATATTAGTTATTTCATTACAAAGTTCAAGCAAAAATATCATTGCACACCACTCAAATTTCGTAAACAATTTAATTAA
- a CDS encoding FMN-dependent NADH-azoreductase has protein sequence MKKILVVKANNRPDGVSAKMFDVFVENLDKNKVEVTTFDVYAQAMPYIGQTLFDSFGKQAQNQELNEEEQALMSVRQEVMDKFAAADTIVFAFPMWNLTIPAALHTFIDYIFQAGFTFSYNADGSMNQLLADKEIVLLNARGGIYSGDMSVMENAVTFMEKVFGGMFGMTITDEVIIEGHNADPSKTAEIIAEGMERVAAVAKKF, from the coding sequence TTGAAAAAGATTTTAGTTGTTAAAGCAAATAACCGTCCGGATGGCGTCTCTGCAAAAATGTTTGATGTTTTTGTAGAAAATTTAGATAAAAATAAAGTGGAAGTAACAACATTTGATGTTTATGCACAAGCAATGCCTTATATTGGTCAAACATTATTTGATTCATTTGGCAAACAAGCACAAAATCAAGAATTAAATGAAGAAGAACAAGCATTAATGTCTGTTCGTCAAGAAGTGATGGATAAATTCGCTGCAGCTGATACGATTGTATTTGCTTTCCCAATGTGGAACTTAACTATTCCAGCAGCATTGCATACATTTATCGATTATATTTTCCAAGCAGGTTTTACATTCTCTTACAATGCAGATGGTTCAATGAATCAATTATTAGCAGACAAAGAGATTGTTTTATTGAATGCTCGTGGTGGCATTTATTCAGGTGACATGAGCGTAATGGAAAATGCAGTGACGTTTATGGAAAAAGTTTTTGGTGGTATGTTTGGTATGACAATTACGGATGAAGTAATTATTGAAGGACACAATGCAGATCCTTCAAAAACTGCTGAAATTATCGCTGAGGGAATGGAACGCGTTGCCGCAGTAGCGAAAAAGTTTTAA
- the tuf gene encoding elongation factor Tu, with protein MAKQHYDRSKPHVNIGTIGHVDHGKTTLTAAITTVLGKQGLANPQDYGSIDAAPEERERGITINTAHVEYETHARHYAHIDAPGHADYVKNMITGAAQMDGAILVVSATDGPMPQTREHILLSRQVGVKHLIVFLNKIDLVDDDELIDLVEMEVRELLTEYNFPGDDIPVIKGSALRALEGDAQAEAAIMELMDAVDQFIPTPDRENDKPFLLPVEDVFSITGRGTVASGRIERGTVSVGDEVEIIGIKNETKKAVVTGIEMFRKTLDYGEAGDNVGILLRGVTRDEIERGQVLAKPGSITPHTQFKAEIYVLTKEEGGRHTPFFNNYRPQFYFRTTDVTGTIQLPEEVEMVMPGDNVTIDVDLIHPIAVEQGTTFSIREGGRTVGSGMVTEIKK; from the coding sequence ATGGCAAAACAACATTATGACAGAAGTAAACCACACGTTAATATCGGAACAATCGGGCATGTCGATCATGGGAAAACTACTTTGACGGCTGCAATCACTACAGTATTAGGAAAACAAGGCCTAGCAAACCCGCAAGATTACGGTAGCATTGATGCAGCGCCTGAAGAACGTGAACGTGGGATTACGATTAATACAGCACATGTTGAATATGAAACACATGCAAGACACTATGCACATATTGATGCACCAGGTCATGCGGATTATGTAAAAAATATGATTACCGGTGCTGCACAAATGGATGGCGCAATTTTAGTTGTTTCCGCAACAGATGGTCCAATGCCTCAAACACGTGAACATATTTTACTTTCACGTCAAGTTGGCGTAAAACATTTGATTGTCTTTTTGAATAAAATTGATTTAGTCGATGACGACGAATTAATTGATTTGGTAGAAATGGAAGTTCGAGAATTACTTACAGAATACAATTTTCCAGGCGATGATATTCCAGTTATCAAAGGTTCTGCATTACGAGCTTTAGAAGGTGATGCACAAGCCGAGGCAGCAATTATGGAATTGATGGACGCTGTGGATCAATTTATTCCAACACCAGATCGTGAAAATGACAAACCATTCTTATTGCCAGTTGAAGATGTATTTTCAATTACTGGTCGAGGAACTGTTGCATCAGGTAGAATTGAACGTGGGACAGTTTCCGTTGGTGATGAAGTAGAAATCATTGGTATCAAAAATGAAACAAAAAAAGCCGTGGTAACAGGAATTGAAATGTTCCGTAAAACATTAGATTATGGCGAAGCAGGCGATAATGTAGGGATTTTATTACGTGGAGTGACCCGCGATGAAATTGAAAGAGGGCAAGTATTAGCAAAACCTGGTTCTATCACGCCACATACGCAATTTAAAGCAGAAATTTATGTGTTGACGAAAGAAGAAGGTGGTCGTCATACGCCATTCTTTAATAACTATCGTCCACAATTTTATTTCCGTACAACTGACGTTACAGGAACGATTCAATTACCAGAAGAAGTGGAAATGGTGATGCCTGGCGATAACGTGACCATTGATGTTGATTTAATTCATCCAATTGCTGTTGAACAAGGTACAACGTTCTCTATTCGTGAAGGTGGACGGACTGTTGGTTCAGGAATGGTTACAGAAATTAAAAAATAG
- a CDS encoding GNAT family N-acetyltransferase, which produces MIVLKKINQTNYKECISLRTTDEQKQFVCVNWYSLLESLYEKNRHALGIYLDDAMIGFMMFSHYPADASYAYDSWWIERFMIDTKFQNMGYGKEALIQGIHWFDQNISENVLRISAVKTNDVALKLYEKLSFIRTGEELEGEIVLLKTR; this is translated from the coding sequence ATGATTGTTTTAAAAAAAATTAATCAAACAAATTATAAAGAATGTATTTCCTTAAGGACGACAGATGAACAGAAACAATTTGTTTGTGTGAATTGGTACTCGTTATTAGAAAGTTTGTATGAAAAGAATCGTCATGCATTAGGTATCTATTTAGATGACGCAATGATTGGTTTTATGATGTTTAGTCATTATCCTGCTGATGCTAGTTATGCCTATGATTCATGGTGGATTGAACGCTTTATGATTGATACAAAATTTCAAAATATGGGGTATGGCAAAGAAGCATTGATTCAAGGAATTCATTGGTTTGATCAAAATATTTCCGAAAATGTCTTACGGATAAGCGCAGTAAAAACAAACGACGTGGCATTGAAGTTATATGAAAAATTATCTTTTATTCGTACTGGGGAGGAATTAGAAGGAGAAATTGTATTGTTAAAGACGCGATGA